The following are encoded together in the Drosophila biarmipes strain raj3 chromosome 3L, RU_DBia_V1.1, whole genome shotgun sequence genome:
- the LOC108034800 gene encoding 39S ribosomal protein L46, mitochondrial — MLRRLVQVGARELSRSQSTAAAAEKWDLYAGVLVERLPVVSKSLNPLEKQFQDMLWRVEYENSLKSDHELKHEREIVQAELIKKGKMQVDMEDSGSKQTAQDRKDAYVEELKKFQLGSRTTPDDQANKTSSTDRCLEDTLYLLVQQKLGQQEHLILPQGKREEGESMRQTAERVLRERCGQELQVLFYGNAPVGFHKYKYPSNQRTESVGAKVFFYRASLRSGQVAEKVAKFEWLPKEALNGKLRNAAYAESVNKFLL, encoded by the coding sequence aTGCTGCGTCGCCTTGTCCAAGTGGGTGCCCGGGAGCTGAGCCGCAGCCAGtccaccgccgccgctgcgGAGAAGTGGGATCTTTACGCCGGAGTGCTTGTGGAGCGCCTGCCCGTGGTCTCCAAGTCGCTCAATCCCCTGGAGAAACAGTTCCAGGATATGCTGTGGCGCGTGGAGTACGAGAACAGCCTGAAGTCCGACCACGAGCTGAAGCACGAGCGCGAGATCGTGCAGGCGGAGCTTATCAAGAAGGGAAAGATGCAGGTGGACATGGAGGACAGCGGTTCCAAGCAGACGGCCCAGGACCGCAAGGACGCCTACGTCGAGGAGCTGAAGAAGTTCCAGCTGGGCTCACGCACCACGCCCGATGACCAGGCCAACAAGACCAGCTCCACGGACCGCTGCCTGGAGGACACGCTCTACCTTCTCGTCCAGCAGAAGCTGGGCCAGCAGGAGCACCTCATCCTGCCGCAGGGCAAGCGGGAGGAGGGCGAGTCCATGCGCCAGACGGCCGAAAGGGTGCTCCGCGAGAGGTGCGGCCAGGAGCTGCAGGTCCTCTTCTACGGCAACGCCCCCGTCGGCTTCCACAAGTACAAGTACCCCAGCAACCAGCGGACGGAGAGCGTCGGCGCCAAGGTGTTCTTCTACAGGGCATCCCTGCGCTCGGGCCAGGTGGCGGAGAAGGTGGCCAAGTTCGAGTGGCTGCCCAAGGAGGCGCTCAACGGAAAGCTTAGAAATGCAGCCTACGCGGAAAGCGTTAACAAGTTCTTGTTGTAA
- the LOC108034801 gene encoding U6 snRNA-associated Sm-like protein LSm8: MSGLESYINHTVSIITADGRNFIGTLKGFDQTINIIIDECHERVFSTSSGIEQIVLGLHIIRGDNIAVIGLIDETIDSRLDLANIRGEPLGPVVH; this comes from the coding sequence ATGTCCGGATTGGAGTCGTACATCAACCACACAGTGTCCATCATCACGGCGGACGGACGAAACTTCATCGGGACGCTCAAGGGATTCGACCAGACCATCAACATCATCATCGACGAGTGCCATGAGCGCGTCTTCTCCACCAGCTCCGGCATCGAGCAGATCGTCCTGGGGCTGCACATCATCCGCGGTGACAACATCGCCGTGATCGGCCTGATAGACGAGACCATCGACTCCCGCCTGGACCTGGCCAACATCCGGGGCGAACCCCTGGGCCCGGTGGTGCACTAG
- the LOC108034799 gene encoding DNA polymerase delta subunit 2, giving the protein MANRLETKYENLSSVFRLKGHDYQKQFCHLYAHRLAEMTRLLTPLAQKKWGGKEPIKKLCELRGEQDVHCILIGTIFKHQAHKPSILRDISEENQLAPQPPRQNYSDPEDKIVLEDELQRVRLQGELKGQLLATGVVCAALGGTDSEGFFNVEDILFYESGPQKPLATLKRSRLLVLASGLDQLQAHNYVEALNLFQYWLAGSLGNGKEAGSMVRLIVAGNSVRASAVAHVPTLQVARTQANANDTVQAVTQLDQWFAAWARSLPVDIMPGAYDPANFMLPQQPFHKCMFPQAAQLASFQSVTNPYNCRLDEALVVGTSGQNVSDLLRSTSLDSPLEALRCTLTWGHIAPTAPDTLACYPYIDSDPFILRECPHIYFAGNCESFATELHEDSNQSKRTRLVCVPSFSRTQSVAVVDLDTLDCRQVNFSVDAE; this is encoded by the coding sequence ATGGCCAACCGCCTGGAGACCAAGTACGAGAACCTGAGCAGCGTCTTTCGGCTCAAGGGACACGACTACCAGAAACAGTTCTGCCACCTGTATGCCCACCGCCTGGCCGAGATGACGCGTCTCCTGACGCCTCTGGCTCAGAAGAAATGGGGCGGCAAGGAGCCCATCAAGAAGCTGTGCGAGCTGCGCGGCGAGCAGGACGTTCACTGCATCCTCATCGGCACCATCTTCAAGCACCAGGCCCACAAGCCCAGCATCCTAAGGGACATATCCGAGGAAAACCAGTTGGCGCCTCAGCCGCCGCGACAGAATTACTCGGATCCAGAGGACAAGATCGTGCTGGAGGACGAGCTGCAGCGCGTGCGACTCCAGGGCGAGCTAAAGGGCCAGCTCCTGGCCACCGGAGTTGTGTGCGCCGCTCTCGGGGGAACTGACAGCGAGGGATTCTTCAACGTGGAGGACATTCTCTTCTACGAAAGTGGCCCCCAGAAGCCACTGGCGACGCTTAAGAGAAGCCGACTTCTGGTGCTTGCCTCGGGGTTGGACCAACTACAGGCCCACAACTACGTGGAGGCCCTAAATCTTTTCCAGTACTGGCTAGCCGGCAGTCTGGGCAACGGCAAGGAGGCTGGCTCCATGGTGCGCCTCATCGTGGCGGGAAACTCGGTGAGAGCCAGTGCCGTGGCCCATGTTCCCACGCTCCAAGTGGCCCGCACTCAAGCGAACGCTAACGATACCGTTCAGGCCGTGACCCAGTTGGACCAGTGGTTCGCCGCCTGGGCACGCAGCCTGCCCGTGGACATTATGCCGGGAGCCTACGACCCGGCCAACTTCATGCTGCCCCAGCAGCCGTTCCACAAGTGCATGTTCCCGCAGGCCGCTCAGCTGGCCTCCTTCCAGTCGGTGACCAACCCCTACAACTGCCGGCTGGACGAGGCCCTTGTCGTGGGCACCTCCGGCCAGAATGTGTCGGATCTGCTGCGCAGCACCTCGTTGGACTCGCCCCTGGAGGCTCTCCGCTGCACCCTTACCTGGGGCCACATTGCACCCACCGCTCCAGACACTTTGGCCTGTTATCCCTACATCGACAGCGATCCCTTCATCCTGCGCGAGTGTCCGCACATCTACTTCGCCGGCAACTGTGAATCCTTCGCTACAGAGCTCCACGAGGACTCTAACCAGTCCAAGCGCACCCGCCTGGTGTGCGTGCCCAGCTTCAGCCGGACGCAGAGCGTGGCTGTGGTGGATCTGGACACATTGGACTGCCGCCAGGTCAACTTCAGCGTGGATGCAGAATGA
- the LOC108035132 gene encoding ankyrin-3: MGGSVSQVFRSGSALLSHRDGKLSKATEETIQTLFDILRANPKVSLQTLESLLIQIPKNENILAMHDDYGYNILQRSVGLNHIDLTKWLLHRHRPDVNRSPCSLPLHIATLRGYEECVELLLRHGARIDVDTRMCFPGAHTRNCEESGKWHNNVDDVSERLNTKLQNALYYAIDGDQYNVLSLLTQKMEEPWIPFRVKKPLLHLACERGAWNCVQQLVVTRSEEINLIMDEYYPIHHAVLHDGRFLELLIHQGAITTVRTCTQQMTLLHVVIFAARKSADDTLATLRILLERGCKELINAPDSLGNTPLHALIVRYALEEARYGYDKWSKWDVLHLVRFLLQNGAKQSINQAGNSAMACVFRHLRDWEVCYELLNMLIKENGDPNIVGRDGSVPIMVLLVPLINKDHLHHFTHSMKVCYLNCIRMLLQHGANPNCSYRANLKPLHVLVFTVSENFTLNCDAQKRTNFDFIKNILLMLLQHGLDCNKTYQHILQAVMDMVQNVRTCHDMECVYELTLTLIQYGADPNIVLSGKTTPGTAIFSNELATFRSSFRTNSCYLLFYYIILITKKEFILNDPHATYTRVIHLFYLTMQHEPLFNCLKALHNFYVAQVPSKKTEQLIALISSLYRRPRSLKQLSRWAIYEAMNRKLAQNINRLNLPGPLKDYVLQFER, encoded by the exons ATGGGCGGCTCCGTGAGCCAGGTGTTCCGCTCCGGATCCGCACTCCTCTCGCATCGCGATGGCAAGCTGTCGAAGGCCACCGAGGAGACCATCCAGACGCTGTTCGACATCCTGCGCGCCAACCCCAAGGTGTCGCTGCAGACGCTCGAGAGCCTGCTCATCCAGATACCCAAGAACGAGAACATCCTGGCCATGCACGACGACTATGGCTACAACATCCTGCAGCGCAGCGTTGGCCTCAACCACATCGATCTCACCAAGTGGCTTCTGCACCGCCACCGCCCGGACGTGAACCGCTCGCCCTGCTCCCTGCCCCTGCACATCGCCACCCTGCGTGGCTACGAGGAGTGCGTGGAGCTGCTTTTGCGACACGGCGCTCGTATCGACGTGGACACCAGGATGTGCTTTCCCGGCGCCCACACTCGCAACTGCGAGGAGAGCGGCAAGTGGCACAACAACGTGGACGACGTCAGCGAGCGGCTGAACACCAAGCTGCAGAACGCCCTCTACTACGCCATCGACGGGGATCAGTACAACGTGCTCAGCCTGCTGACCCAGAAGATGGAGGAGCCATGGATCCCTTTCCGCGTAAAAAAGCCGTTGCTGCACCTGGCCTGCGAACGCGGCGCCTGGAATTGCGTCCAGCAGCTGGTAGTAACGCGCTCGGAGGAAATCAATCTCATCATGGACGAGTATTACCCGATTCACCACGCCGTGCTCCATGACGGCCGATTCCTCGAGCTTCTCATCCATCAGGGCGCTATCACAACTGTACGGACTTGCACCCAGCAGATGACCCTGCTGCACGTGG TTATCTTCGCTGCTCGCAAATCTGCGGACGATACCCTAGCCACTCTTCGCATCCTGCTGGAACGTGGCTGCAAGGAGCTTATCAACGCGCCCGACTCCCTGGGAAACACCCCGTTGCACGCCTTGATAGTGCGCTATGCCCTGGAGGAAGCTCGCTATGGCTACGACAAGTGGAGCAAGTGGGACGTCCTTCATCTAGTTCGATTCCTGCTGCAGAACGGGGCCAAACAGTCGATCAATCAGGCGGGAAACAGTGCCATGGCCTGTGTGTTTCGACATCTACGGGATTGGGAAGTCTGCTACGAGCTGTTAAACATGCTCATCAAGGAAAATG GGGATCCCAACATCGTCGGGAGAGATGGATCTGTGCCCATCATGGTTCTGCTAGTGCCATTAATTAATAAGGATCACCTGCATCATTTCACGCACTCAATGAAG GTCTGCTATCTGAACTGCATCCGCATGCTGCTGCAGCATGGAGCCAATCCCAATTGCTCCTACCGCGCCAACCTCAAGCCGCTGCACGTGCTCGTGTTCACGGTGAGCGAGAACTTTACGCTCAACTGCGACGCCCAGAAGCGCACAAACTTCGACTTCATCAAGAACATCCTGCTGATGCTGCTTCAGCACGGCCTGGACTGCAATAAGACATATCAGCACATTCTGCAGGCGGTGATGGACATGGTGCAGAATGTGCGCACCTGCCACGACATGGAATGCGTCTACGAGCTGACGTTGACGCTAATCCAGTACGGGGCAGATCCCAATATTGTGCTGAGCGGCAAGACTACGCCCGGCACCGCCATCTTCTCCAACGAGCTGGCCACCTTCCGAAGTTCGTTCCGCACCAATTCGTGCTACCTGCTTTTCTACTACATTATCCTGATCACGAAGAAGGAGTTCATCCTAAACGATCCGCACGCGACGTACACGCGTGTGATACACCTCTTCTACCTGACCATGCAGCACGAGCCGCTCTTCAATTGCCTCAAGGCGCTGCACAACTTTTACGTGGCCCAGGTGCCCAGCAAGAAGACGGAGCAGCTGATAGCCCTGATCTCGTCGCTCTATCGTCGGCCGCGCAGCCTGAAGCAGCTGTCCCGCTGGGCCATCTACGAGGCGATGAACCGCAAGTTGGCCCAGAACATCAACCGCCTGAACCTGCCCGGTCCGCTCAAGGACTATGTGCTGCAGTTCGAGAGGTAG